Below is a window of Prosthecochloris sp. GSB1 DNA.
TCCATTTCCCACCTCGACATCAACCATCGCTACGAAGTGCTGCGGATTCTACGGCGCATCAACCGTGAAAAGCGCATGACGGTCGTGCTGGTAAGCCACGACCTGTCGCTTTCGGCCGAGATCTCCGACAGGATGCTGCTTATGAACGCCGGAAAGATCGTTTCCGGAGGGCGTCCGGAAGAGGTGCTGAAGCCGGAGGTGCTCGACGGCGTCTACGATTGCGAGTTGCGGGTGCAGCACGATCCTCTGACGGGCGCTATTACCGTTACCGGCGTACTCGAAAACGGAGAGGGAACTGACAGGGAGGCAAGGACGGTGCATGTCATTGCCGGCGGCGGCACCGGCATCGAGCTTTACCGGAGACTTTCCCTCCAGGGCTTCCGGCTGACGACCGGCGTACTGAACAGGATGGATTCGGACGCTGAGGCGGCGGAAGCGCTCGGCGTCGAGGCCGCCCTGGAAAAACCGTTCTCGGCAGTGGGAGCGGATTCTCTTCGCAGGGCCTTGGCGATGGTTGCCGGAGCGGACATCGTGGCACTTTCCGACGTGCCGTTCGGCCCCGGCAATCTCGTCAATCTCCGTCTCGCCGAAGAGGCGCTAACGGCGGGAAAACAGGTATGGATGGCCGAGGGGATCGGGAAGAGGGACTACACCGACGGCCGACAGGCCGCCGCCCTTGCCGCGCGCCTCCTGGAAAACGGCGCACGGGAATGGTCGAGCCTGCACGAGCTGGTGAGGGAGCTGAAAGCCTGACGGATGCTCAACCATCCAGGAGGCAAGGCGTGGAACCGGGTTTCACCGGCATACTGTTGCCTGCGGCTGTTTTCGCGCTTCAGCCCGTTCAGCAGTGTTTCGTTGTGTTCAGGGCGGTTGATAATTCTGTGCCTCCTTTGTCGTTGCCCACCTCCGGTCAGGCAGATCCGCTTCTGCAGAATAGCGGTGCCCCCTTCGGCCGTATCGACGATTATGGCTTTGCGAAGTGATATGGCCGAGTATAACGGATTTTTTTCTGTGTGAACGCGTCTGTTTTTATCGTTGATTCTTATGATACCATATGCTTCTCAAGGGTAGCGAATGCTTCAGGTATCGGAAACAACAAACCATGAAAATCATGGCAAAGGCCTTATTCAGAGCGTTCGTCGTCGAGGAGAACAGCGGAGCGTTCGCCGGGGAAGTACGGGAGCTGCGGGTGTCCGATCTGCCCGCCGGCGACCTGTTGCTCAGGGTTCGCTACTCGTCCCTGAATTACAAGGACGCGCTTTCGGCGACCGGCAACCGCGCGGTTACGAGGACGTATCCGCACACGCCCGGCATCGATGCTGCGGGCACGGTCGTCGAGTGCGGGAGCGGAGCGTTCAGGAAAGGCGACGAGGTGATCGTCACGGGTTTCGACCTCGGAATGAACACCCCGGGAGGGTTCGGCCGGTATGTCAGGGTGCCCGCCGAGTGGGCGGTGAGGCTGCCGGACGGCATGACGCCGCGCGAGGCGATGGCGTTCGGTACGGCCGGTCTTACGGCCGGCTTGTCGGTGCTCCGCATGGCCGGGGGCGTCCGGCCCGGAGACGGGCGTATCGCCGTGTCCGGGGCTACCGGGGGCGTCGGCTCGCTCGCCGTGGCTATCCTTTCGAGGCTGGGCTACAGCGTTTCAGCCGTTTCCGGCAAGGAGGACGAACGGGACTTCCTGTTCGGGCTCGGCGCGGCAGAGGTGCTACCGCGCAGCGATTTCCAGGAGCAGACCCTCCGCGCCATGCACAAGGCGGCGTTCGCCGGCGCGGTGGATACCGTTGGCGGCGATATTCTCGTCAATCTTCTCAAGGCGCTGCAGCCGCTGGGAGTCATGACCTGCTGCGGCAACGCCGCTTCGCCTGACCTGCATCTTACGGTTTATCCCTTCATTCTGCGCGGTGTGTCCCTGATCGGCATTGACTCCCAGAACTGTCCGATGGCATTCAGGGAGGCCGTCTGGGGGAAGCTTGCCGGTGAATGGAAGCCGGAAGGCCTCATGGACCTCTGCACGGAGATATCCCTTGCGGAGCTGCCCGAGGCGATCGAAAGAATACTTTCCGGCGGAGTGAAAGGGAGGACCATCGTCGATCTCGATGCGTGATCGCGCGGGCGTTGCTTTATCTTCGCAACAGGATTTCGTTATATTTACACTGTTTCAGTGCCGTCGCCGCCTGAAGGGTGATGTGTCGGGAAAGCGTGAACAGAAGAAATTCCCGTTATGAAAAAGCTGATGCTTGCCGGTGTTGCGGCTGCGTTCATGATTTCGGGCTGTGGCGACGCCCGGAGTTCGTTCACAGCCGAAGAGGTGGTCACGATCTCCGGGTTCAGCCAGCCGGAATCGGTGCTCTACGATCCACAAAGCGGTCTCGCCTACGTTTCGAACATCGACTGCGATCCGGGAGGGAACTGGATCGACGACGGCCGGGGCTCGGTTTCGGTGATCGGGAAGGACAACCGGGTCGAGGCGTCACCCCTCGTCGAAAGCACGCCGCCGGACGGGGTAATCAACGGGCCGAAAGGCATGTGCGTGCTCGACGGACGGCTCTACTTCGCGGACAACGGCCGGGTGATGCGCTGCACGCTTTCGGGCGACAGCCTCGAGGTTTTCGCTGAAGGTTTCGAAGCGGCGAACGATCTCGCCACTGACGGCAGGGCGGTATGGGTGTCGGACGGTGCGGCGGGGAAGATTCATGCGCTCTCGCCCGACGGGAGAAGACGTGAAATCCACTCGCCGCCGGGTATCAACGGCCTGACTTTCTCCGATGAACGGATGTTCGGCGTCTGCTGGACCCAGCATGAAATCTACGAACTCGATCCCACAGGCGAGAAGGCCCCGGTCCCGTTCGGTCTCGAACGGCATTTCAAGGCTCTCGACGGCATAGAGGTGCTCGACGACGGGACGTTCATCGTGTCGGACATGGTCGGCAACAAGGTGTTCACCGTGAGCCCCGACCGCTCCACGGTCGCCAAGCTGCTCGACATCTCCGGCCCCGCCGATGTCGGTATCAACCGCAAGGATATGATGCTCTATGTGCCGCAGACTGATAAGAGCGAGGTGAGGGTGTACAGGATGAGGATGGATGAAGTTGATAAATAGGATGGCGAATGAACTGTAAATACGCTAGAGGTTTTTAGTTGGAGAATGAAGCCGGATATAAAAGATATACAGAATGTGATTCGCCTGTTTCGCGATGGTGTTGAGAAATCCATCGAGAAGCTGAATTTTTCTGATGAAGATTATGATTTTTATGCCCACGCTCTAAAAAATGGGCTGGTTCGAAAATGATGCGATCAGGCCGAAGGAGAGAAAAAGAA
It encodes the following:
- a CDS encoding ABC transporter ATP-binding protein; protein product: MKDSQHALSFRDVVAGYRDRTVLDGVSFDVREGEFISLIGPNGCGKSTLLKTASALIRPFSGTVTIFGAEVSSLRPAARARLVGVVPQKVESPMAYTAGQIVMNGRTASSGLLGRLLDEDFMVIERSMIYTNVLHLKDRYFMELSGGEQQRVILAMVLAQEPRIIMLDESISHLDINHRYEVLRILRRINREKRMTVVLVSHDLSLSAEISDRMLLMNAGKIVSGGRPEEVLKPEVLDGVYDCELRVQHDPLTGAITVTGVLENGEGTDREARTVHVIAGGGTGIELYRRLSLQGFRLTTGVLNRMDSDAEAAEALGVEAALEKPFSAVGADSLRRALAMVAGADIVALSDVPFGPGNLVNLRLAEEALTAGKQVWMAEGIGKRDYTDGRQAAALAARLLENGAREWSSLHELVRELKA
- a CDS encoding YhdH/YhfP family quinone oxidoreductase: MAKALFRAFVVEENSGAFAGEVRELRVSDLPAGDLLLRVRYSSLNYKDALSATGNRAVTRTYPHTPGIDAAGTVVECGSGAFRKGDEVIVTGFDLGMNTPGGFGRYVRVPAEWAVRLPDGMTPREAMAFGTAGLTAGLSVLRMAGGVRPGDGRIAVSGATGGVGSLAVAILSRLGYSVSAVSGKEDERDFLFGLGAAEVLPRSDFQEQTLRAMHKAAFAGAVDTVGGDILVNLLKALQPLGVMTCCGNAASPDLHLTVYPFILRGVSLIGIDSQNCPMAFREAVWGKLAGEWKPEGLMDLCTEISLAELPEAIERILSGGVKGRTIVDLDA
- a CDS encoding SMP-30/gluconolactonase/LRE family protein, which codes for MKKLMLAGVAAAFMISGCGDARSSFTAEEVVTISGFSQPESVLYDPQSGLAYVSNIDCDPGGNWIDDGRGSVSVIGKDNRVEASPLVESTPPDGVINGPKGMCVLDGRLYFADNGRVMRCTLSGDSLEVFAEGFEAANDLATDGRAVWVSDGAAGKIHALSPDGRRREIHSPPGINGLTFSDERMFGVCWTQHEIYELDPTGEKAPVPFGLERHFKALDGIEVLDDGTFIVSDMVGNKVFTVSPDRSTVAKLLDISGPADVGINRKDMMLYVPQTDKSEVRVYRMRMDEVDK